The sequence TAACTTACACTAGCTGAGGCCAAGGCCCAGATagtcttcctttcctttcccctgaTTTTCAACTTTAAACTGTGTAGTGCAGTCTTGTTTGCAGTGATACACTTAAAAATTTATTTCCACTTCGTTACTGTGTGAGCCCTGTTTGGAGGGGAGGGAATTACAAGTCCCAATGAAGCGCACAACTATGCTTTCTGAATTTGCACTCCTAGAAATGGCTATCACAGGACATATGAAACATTGCAGCTGTGACGGTTTCTGCACTGAATGCCACTAAAATACACAACCTCACTATAAATAGTACAGCCTAAAATCTCATTCATCTGAATGGTTATTCAAGAGGAAAGTGTTGCTGAAACATATGCAATGCTCCAGCACCACTTACAACAATACAGTGATgatttactctgaaaaatgactctATAAGCATAGCATTGTGGGGTTCCAAGTTTAATATCTCAGGAACTTTGAGGTCAAATTTGATCTCAATctataagaaaaaaaatttccccttAACTGTCAGCACTGCAAACTCCACCTAGAACCTGAGAGTCAAGCTGTATTCTTTCTGGCTTTGGATCACTCTATTCTGAAATAAAGATTCTCCAGTTGGAACCTGTGGTTTGACCCTGCAGTTGGATCCAAGTGGGTACACCCATGCCCCGATGCAgtgccctactgaagtcaacagtactgtgaaaacagaaggcaaaagacaATCCCTTCCCCAGGGGGCTTACAATTTAATTGCACTCTCACAACCTAATAATAGTTTTACGTGATTTAATGCAGCATACTTTCTGAAAGGTTAAATGCCAGCCTGGCAGGAACTTCAGTACATGAGAATGAACAAGGTTGACTGCAACCTGCAGAGGTGCTACCGTAAGAATGGAGAAAATAATGCAGTCACTGTACAAGCACAGTACAGGAATCAGAAGCTTGTGACTTACCTCCCAGGAACTGGATGCCCCCTGCTACCCGGCCCACAGTTCTGGAGATGAGCTCGGACACACAGCAGCCCATGAGTGCAGTCAGCGCCACcaaaaggaggaggccacagcCCAGCCCTGTCACCACGGTGCAGATCCTCCACTCAGCACTTGGGATGGCCTGGAAGGATGCGTAGCGGCCACACTGCTCTACCATCACTGTAGTCTGGCGGCTCTCATCCCGCACTGGATAGGAACACCTCCGGAAAGTGCCAAAGGACACTGACTTCTCCAGCTGAGACCCCAACAGCCAGTAGGGCATAAAGAATCCTATGCAGGAGGCAGCAGCgcagaggaaggagagaagtGCCCATATCATCCCAGTGCAAGTAAGGCTggatgccatttttttttttactcacaaCCAATAACGGTAGCAATAAGGAGAGAGggactgcgtgtgtgtgtgtgtatgtgttagtTTGGGGAGATTTATGAGTAACCCAGAATCTTTCAGTCCCGGTCAATCCTCAGCCTAGTAAAAACTTGAATCCTAAAGGCCATGACGCTCTCTTCTGTCATGAAGATGAAGGTCCCTGGTTAAATCATAACaaggaggaaaataaaaattcaataatattaaactaataaaataaataataatcagttccactctctgtagtgcttttcttccaagaatctcaaagcaatGAGACACTGTTCACATAAATCACACTTCTACCTCAAAATGTTTTCCCTATTAATATTATAAACAGCATCTAGAATTGCCACAATGGACAGATTAGAGAATAAATATTCCATTTTGTTTACTATGTTCATTTGCCAGCACTGTATAGCCAGTTTCAatgtccctctctcccccccccccccgccccatgtagTAAGTTAGTCAATCATTTTCCTCTGTTGTTTGTGTtggtctttcacacagcagcaACAGGGGAAAGGAAAGCATGTATTTAATCCTTACCAGTTgggtccctgatcctgcaaagacttacacatgctTAAGTTTATGCATTCAGTGGGACAACTCATATTAAAGTTAAGTATCtgaataagtctttgcaggattgaggccctTGGGAAGTTACATAAGTAGTATTAAAGCACCTAATTCACAGATGAGTAAAATGAGACATCAAGAggttaaaattttgtcaaaaatggCCAGGGATTTTTGGTGCATCAGTGCTCAGGTGCCCGAAAGGAGACACCTTGTGCCTGATTTACAGAGATGCTAAGCATCCACAATTCCAACTATAGTCAATGACAGCTGCAGGCATATTAGTACCAAATAATCCCAAATTGAGTACCCAAAATCTGTGCTGCTTAAAAGAAGCAGCCACATTTAAAATTTTGCCTGCAAGTGACTTGCTAAAGATCACTCAGCAAGACCTGAGGAACacagcctggctcccagcctccttcTCTGACAATTACATATTTCTAACGTAGCACTGTAGCATCCTCCCACTTCCGATTACAGTACAGAACTAAACACTACTCTCCAAAAGTTagaggaatatttttttaaatccacaatgGATCATTAAGTCTGAATCCAATAGCATTTGTATGGTTATGACCATTTCTCACCGTTGCTGCCAAATGAATTCTGACagctatttacttttttttttttaaagcatggctACATGCCAAGTCAGTGAATTCACTTCATGTACAAGCAATAAAATTAATACTGCATTTTTACCAGCAGGGAATGTAGGAAACGGTCTTAAAATGAAATGAACCATGCACACCACATtaaagtttgtttacttttttaatttatttaagaaAAGTAATCCTCTGCCATGAAGCTTATTTTCTGGCAGAAGAGTATGTCTGTATGTATTTGTACCCATCATCTGTATGTATTCACATCACCTCTGACCTACAAAAGACCAAAAACGTAGGAGGAAAACCTAGAAAGTGGTGCACAACTATCCTGTCTCCTCTGTGTCTCTTTAGGTGGTAGGCTCTTTGGACCAGAGGTTGTCCTTATCTTTGTGGCTCATGCAGTCCACATCACACTAGCTCGATGATGATAATTAACAATATACAGGTAGATCACAGTGcttgaatcccccccccccccgattattAGGAAAGATCACGTGCTttaaaataaagaacaatatGGAGACTTTGGTGGTAAGGTGCCAGATGCTAATACTCGCTGTGAAGTGaacagcaaagctcccattgacttcaacgggagcagGATCTCGCCCTAGGAAGGTCTGCTTTCATTCATAGCCTGACTCGCtagtttaaaaaagcaaacctATGTTGCACTGTACTTTTTGCGTGCGGAACAATGTACCCAACATGTCAGTGTCAACTTGAAATCTGACCCCGTCCAGCCTGCAAGAAGCTACAAAGTCTCCGAAGCCCTTtctgctccgggggggggggcagaaccgCTCTCCCATTCCCACGCCCGCTGCCCCGCGAAACTTGCCAGCACGAGTTCCTGTAGCGGAGCCCCCGCGTCGAGAAGACCCCCGTTACCTGGTTCACGTGGCAGCTCGGAGGGACCGCGCAGCGCAGCGAAGCCCGGGCGAGCTGGAGGCAGGGATGAGCCAGGTCCGGTCTGTCTGCCGGGGGAAGTTGCCCGTGTCAGGTGAGAAGGTGCCGGGCACAAGGCAGCCGCCCGACGGCCAACTCCCAGTCCAGCAGAGGCGCTCAGCCAGCCGCgccgctcccagctgcagcgggGCAGGCAGCCGCCGCGATGCTCCGCTTGGCTGGAAAGGCACCGGCCAGCGAGCAGCGCTcagcagcggggcggggggcagcccgCGGGCCGGGAGAGGCGGGTCCTGACCCGCTGTGCCAAGGGCTCGCTCGGATCCTCCAGCTCCCAGACGCGCGGGGAACTCCCCCTCCGGCAGCGGCGCAGGGCGGACGGGGCTGGCGGAGCCAGGCGGGGGCGGTGCGGGGCAGCGAGGCTCGCGTGGCCCCTGCTCCGGCCCCCCGCGCCCGGGCGCTGCCGGCAGGGGGCTGTGTGGGCGCAGGGAGGCGGCCGGCTGGCGCTGCCACGCAATGGGCTTCAAGGCGGGCAGGGCGCGCGgctgctttcccctcccaccGCCTCCTGCTCACCGGGCGGGACCCCGCCGCAGGCTCAGCAATTGCGGGGCTGGCCGGGACATTCTTGGAGCCTGAGaggcttcggggggggggggcgacacaGGCGAGGGGGTGTCAAACTCCCCCTTGAAGCATCAGTCAAGGGAGCCCCGCCCAGGCTCCGCCCTCCCAAAGACCCttcaagggggaggggggacgatgagtggggagaaggggatggATACGTGAGCTGAGGAATAGCAGAGAAAGTTACATTGCAGTGGGGCCTGCTGCTGCCTGGATGCCTCGGATTGTGTCTCTTCCGGGGGGAGGCTTGTTCCCAACAGGGAGGCGGACAGGGAGAGCTGGAGGCGCACAAGCCAGCCGCAGAGAGGAGGAAAGGATCGGAAAGGGGTAAAGGCTGCAGTCCTTAAATGGAAGAAGATGGGCTAATCCCCTGAGGACAGCTGtatggtggtggggagagggggtgcagCCGAGACTCCAGCATTTTGATCAGGACAGTTTGGGAGCTGCTTTGCAGGGAGGAGAAATGTGGCAAGGGCGTGAGGAGCCACCAGAGGAGGCAGGGTGGGAGTTTAGCTAATGGTGCTGCAGCAGCCTCACAGGGCTGGGATAGGTTATGGCAAGGGCTGGGGTAGCAACATTTTCCCAAAGTGTCTCCAGGGGGAAGGGGtttttgcaaactttttttttcttttttttaattcactgagAATAAAAAAGTtcctgctttgttttgtttttttcctagctTGAGTAAGTTTTTTTCAGACAGAAGAAACTTCGATGCCAGGATTAAATCACATCTGCAGCAGAAATGCAAAATTTCCCTCCTAGCATTTCTTTTTCAATCCTGGAACACGGCTTGGGATCTAAGTACTAGTCATGAATATTATTGATGTTAAATGAAAGAAATGCCATGTTCAGAATTAGATCACAGACCTGCTTTGctggcaattttatttttttttatttttttttggtaagactCTTTTTACAAACAGCAAAGTTTTAAAATCAGAGTAGTATCAAGCTTGTTTATTTCTTAAGAGAGATAAAAGCAAGCTTTAATGTGTATGGAAATAATGGCCTTTCATCATACAATTCAAAAGTGCATTCTGTAAGGGACATTGTATCAAGGAGAAATAGGAGGAGTCTGGTTTAGTGGGTAGAACAAGATACTGGAAATCAGggctattctttttttaatgtgttatttgtattacagtggtaCTATctggggaggaatagctcagtggtttgagcatgggcttgctaaacctagggttgtgagttcaatccttgaggggaatGTTTAGGGATctggattggtcccgctttgagcagggggttggactagatctcctgtggtcctttccaaccctgatattctatgattaagaaACCTTGACCAAGAGCAGGATTCTTTTGTCTAGGCACGGTACAGACTGTCTCTGACCCAAAGAGTGTTCAgtctgatatacaggaggtcagactagatgatgtacaggccccttttggccttaaactgtGAGCCTCAATTTCAGAAGAACACagacacatgcttaagtttaagcatctgcttaagtgctttgctaactAGACAAGAGAGGCAAAGGAAATGTTGTTACTCTCATTTTACAGAGAGTGAACTGATGCACAAAGAGATCAGATGACTTTTccaggatgtctgtggcagagccaggagttgaatcTAGAAATgcagaatcccagtccagtgtcttatgGGCAAGACCATCCTGCCTTTTGGTTCTAGCTCTGGCTCTGCCGCTGACTTTCTTTGTGACACTGCACCAGTCAGTTCAAATGTATTCCTTCAATGAGTCAATAGAGCAATTCCTGACAAGCATGGAAAATCTCCACAACAACTGGgaggagggatagttcagtggtttgagtgcTGGCCTCTTAAACCcacagttgtgagttcaatccttgacagggccatttagggatctgaagcaaaaataagggacagtacTTGGTCTTGGtgtgaaggtggggggggggggggcctgcaggTGTCTCTTTTTCTCAGCCCGCCCTGCTGGGGCAGTCCTCCTCGGTGCCcacccttcgtacgttacggtcacaaGTAAAGGTTTAACAACCAAGCCCAAAGACTCGGGTTcagtccaggcgcttggctcggaGGGGCCAGGCGGCTGtgggactggactcaatgacctttcaaggtcccttccagttctatgagataGGTGTGCAAAGTGCTATTACTGACATCAGTCCAGTTAGCACTTTGCACATGTAGGTTTTTGATCTATCTGTTCTTCGCTTTTCCTATCCAGGAAATGATGATGATGGTCAACTCCCATAGGGGAGATGTGAGGTTtaacatttgcaaagtgctttgagatgatTGTTTGAAAGCTTCTGTAAATGCAGATTATTATAGGGCATTATTGTTAAATTCCCATTGTTTACAGCCTGACCCTGCACTCCGTGctcagtcaaaactcccattgacctcagggaTTGGGTCTAAGAGTAATGCAGTGATAAATGTGTCTAAATTATGTCTATGATGGAATTAGACATGCATAAACATTGTTAGAATGTCAATAGTAAACCTTTAAACTCACATATATAGGGCAATTTTTAGTTAAAACTGGTGGAGATAAAAGAGCTTTCAGGGGACAAGTACGCAAACATTTATTTATTAGTGCAGCCCATTTGTAGTCTCTCCCCTTCACTGTGGAAACAGTAAGATTTCCATTGTTCCTAGATGGATTTAAAAATTCTCTTCTAAAACAGGAGTGTCTGGATTAGAAATTGAGTGGTTTCTCTGAAATTGTCTCCTTTACACCAAGGTACCTAAATCTTTGCTTAGTATGCTACTCGTGTCTCAACAGCATGTAGTCTCCTTCATTATATGTTCTATCTGAAGGGAGCATTTATATCCAAGTAAATATGAGGTAGCTGCTGCAATACAACCTTCCATTCATGAAGACTCCACAATCACCAGGATTTTGCATCCATACTGAAGCATATCATCTTGCCTACTGTCTCTGAATTTCGTTAAGCTAGGCATGCACCAAGCATTTTCACTTGCAGGAAATGAGCTATATTTCACCATCCATTTTTTGTTAGAGAAGGGTGAGTCTTGGTTTGACCTGaattaaatttaaacaaatcACTTTTGATAAGTTAATATGCAAACGTTTGCTCCATTTTCATGTTTCAACACATGCTACTGTAATGGCAACATTTGCCGCTTTTTCCACAATTTTTGGAATGACTGCCActcttgtctacacaggggaaaTTCATCAAAATATTCAAATCCGTTTCAAAAGTATTTGGAAGCACAGAGTACACAAAAGTCTCCAGCAGCAGGCGCCATTCTTATAACGTGCTTAGTAAGACCTCCTCAAAGCAGATTTAACTAAACTAGTTATAACAACAGTTCTTATCTccagagccttgtctacactgaagctccAGCTGGTTTTAAAATCAGTTCTGCTTGTTTGGAATTTTGAGAAAATATCCCCTGGGCTGAGAAGGCCATTAAAAGAACACCAGTAAGGCAAAGAGTAGGCAAATCACAACATGAAAGCCCCATTGCTGGAGCTGTTAAAGGCAGGATTGGACAAAACACTCAAAAGTATACTATAAGAAACAATTCTTTACTGGTAGGGGAAGGGACAAGATGAGAATAGTTCTCACCATATCTGATTTTCATGATACGTAACAGCAGGGCTGAGACATATTAAAGACTATTTTGTGCTAATCAGCACAGCAGAACCAACAGAGAAAATCATGTAATTGTAGCTTTCTTTATAGTAAATGAACCCAAGCCAGGACAAACATCACAGACTCAATGACAGATTAGTTGTCTAGTCCAAGcatacaataaaagatattacactGTCAGATTAGGTGCCACAGAGGGAGTATATGTTCAAGAATTTAGAGCAAAATGAAGTTTCCAACAAACCTGTATCTGACTGTTCACTCTTTTTAACTGCGACAGGAAATAAAGGAGTGTCTTTCCTTCGCAGACCTTCATCTGGTTTTCTCTTGAGCATGTGTTAGAGCATGATCTGGTGTGGTTCTGAGCCCCTTGAGGACATGCTCAGCATTTAACAGAACTGGATCTTTAGGCCAGGCCTGTACTTGAATTAAAACTAGGTTCAACAGAACTGTATAGACGGAGCCATTGATTTGATGTTATATACTCAAGGCATGATAAAGATAATACAATATTATTCAAATAAAACCACACCTTAATTGTAAAATGATAGCTAAATacatagattagatagatatacAAGAAATCGGATTAtagttaagaaaaaaagaatgttgATCGTTATTTTAGTAGTTTATCAAATATGTTTATCCTAAACTATATTGGTTGGTTCATATAAATTACTGTTAATATATTCAACCAATTATATAGCAATAGGACAAAATCAGACCCTTGCATTCAAACCCCTACAAATTTCAGAGCCAGGGCAAGGTAGAAAGCCAAATTTGAATTGCTAGATCCAAGTACACCCATATAGTTTTGCTGCCAGGTCAGAACTGAAACTGGAAGGTGTGTATTTTCTAGTTTGAATGTGGCCAGAATCTCATGACAGCAAGATTTCCATTGTTGacaactgcatttaaaaattctcttttaaaacaGGAATGGTTGGATTAGAAATGGAGTGTTTATTTCTGTAAAAACTGTTCTATTGTTTCTCTGCTTATAGCGAACCCAGGAAAGTTAGTTCATTCATTCAAGGTTTCAGGTTCATCAGAGTAACATACATATAAATCATCAATACTACATTGATGCCAGTGTAAAAAAATTCCACTTAATGATATAACAAAGTTCAGTTTTTGCAATGATTTTTTTATATGCTTTGTGAGAGCCCATGTCTGGAAAAATACGGTAGTTTAATGAATGAAACATCACATACCTTATGAAGTAATGcatcttttgtttaaaatttagaATTTTCAATCAGAGATTGGGTCCTAAGTGGGAGACttgttttagaatcatagactgaAGTGTCTTGTTCCCCAGGTTATCAAAGCACAAGAGAGAGGCTGTGTTTTGCTCAGGAGCCTGTGATTATGGCTTACATTACTGAACAGTGACATCTACTGGACAGTCACTAATGCTATTAACTCAGATCCGATGCTGGAGAATTGTGGTAATGGATGGTGTATCTATCAAGAGAGGCGACATCTATGTAAAGGGAAAAACAGGGCCTTTTTGCAGGCATAGAGATGCCTTGTAGCCCCTGCTGCTCAGACCCTAGATTTTACAGCAATGGAGAAATGCAGCCAAGTCCTTGAATGAGCAGCAGCCAGCTCAGTCTTAGACTCAGAAGTTAATATTTTAATTGCCTTAATATTTTGGATGGGCCTGTGGtacaggtttaaaaaacaacaacacataaAATATAACCAATTATTGACAATCCTGATCCCATTCTCATGTTTAGGGCTTTTCTAAGATTTTTGAAGGAGGGTCAACGAGCTGATAGTGTGGGATATACCCTAGGCTTGATTGACTTATTATGCATAAAAGGGGTGTGTAAATGTGTGAAAGATGGGATAGATGGAATCTTTAGGTTTCCTCGCCCGCAGCCTCTTGCTGCAGTGAAGCCTAGCTGCATGTTTCCTGGAGTCGTAGTAATATTTGCACTGGGTCAtcttggttcacattttcaaggccATCCTCAAGGAAAACGGCTAGAGagtgccattttaaaaaaggaaagataaAAATCCTCTTGATGGGGACAAAGGATGTTTCTGTTAAAAAGGGGAAGCTTCTTGCCTTCACTACTTCCCCTGAGATCTGCATGGATCTCAGGAAATCTATGAAATTGAAACCCCTGAAATCTTCCAGGGCCCCACTCCtagtggaaaaaaaatccaggtaACTGATTTGAAACTCAAGTCATTCCCATTTCTTGATGTGGAAACTAAGTTACTGCCTTATATGGGTAGTTTCACATAGGGGAGCACAAAACTCCTAGTTTGTAATGCCCTTTGAAATTTTTAGATGAAGAGCACTTTATCAATGTctcagtaataataattataaaggATTATTACATAAACACAGTGGTAAGTTCTTGTTATAGGGTTTATTCATGGAGTCACTGAATGTCTGCAATGACATTTGGGGTTGGCCAACATTGTCCTTGTAAATTTTAATCATTCTCCAAATGGCATTTTGATACATTCGTTCCCATTTGTACTTAAAGTTCTGTGCTCTTTAAAGGACATTTGATTGTGTATCATTGAAATAGTTTTCACTATACACTATGCTGCAGCAAAATCACATATACATGTATTGTGCTTCTCCTGTATATTtgcatttttcagtatttttctttCCCAATGTAAAAGCTAACTAATGAGGTCATTAATGTTATCATTTATAAGGGAGAAGATAGTAATTCAGTTAATATGCTTGTAGGTACTTAGTTTAAATTACCTCTTAACCtttagaaggtttcagagtataTTATCACTTCAATCATTAATtgctttttgccatttaatttggAGTTTATTATTTTCAAGGAAAATTACCCATTGAACCTGAGGGCTTTCTTTTCAAAATATCCACTTATGACCTTTAAAATAAGTTAGATATCAGCTAAACCATTTTTGATTGCTTGTTTGtttgaagagaaaaaaatccattggCATCTTTATATTCAGAAACCATATCATGAATAATGTATGCATCCCATGTGCATTTCAAATCTGGAGTTTACATAGGGGAATGGGGGTAGGAAGCTGAGCCCCTCTGCTCCCTCTCTTCTCTCTAGCTTGGGTAAGCAGTGTTCTCTGAATCCTTTCACTCCTCTTTGGTTGATGCTGTGAGAGCTCCTGATTCTGCGTCAATCCCCTTTAACTATTGCTTAAAATGTAACTTACACAGGAACGTCAAGCCATGAACACTTCTTTGTAATTGTGGTGGGTGAAAAATAAGAGATTGCAGCCTCCGTTCTGtaaaatgctgagcactctggctctgatcctgcaaagcactaaagcataaatttaactttaagcatgtgagtagtccagtTGAGGTCACATGCTTTACTGGATTGGGACCATACagctcagcattttgcaggactGAGCTCTGGGGACttacttcattgaagtcaacaacCATTAACTTCAAGGGATCAGACTCAAGCTCTATATTCTTATACGGTTCTGCAGGTACTCATATATATTGTTGTGAATTGGGTTAAACCTTGTTGGAGTTGTTGGGTGTGATCGCCCCCCTCTCATTAAGAGAGCTGGCTGGAAGGCAATGAAAGGGAAAGCATTTAAGATAGCTAGCTGGGAAGGCATGTTTGGATCAGCGAGCAGAGGAACTGTCTCCCTGCTGTTGGATTCTTCCTGTTTTCAGGGAAACCAAATGTTATATAtaatctttgtaaataaacaaaattacatCACAGAAATACCTGACTCTTTCATCCATTTCTCCTCCTGAGTGGAACAACCCACTCAGGTCAAAAGGAGAGGTAACATTATTATTCTCATTATCACTAATAAGAACTGAGGCTAAATCCCATCATACAGAAGAAGAATGTATGCAAATGTTGTTATTCAGCAGCACGGGTGACTTGGCACAAAGTGAGATGTCTCCCGATATGTGGATTTGAATGGGAGGAAGAAAATGGGAAGACTTGGAGGCACAGGTTTAAAAAGAGAtggtgaagaagaagaagaagaagaagaaaatgaagaaaatgggAAAGCAGCTGTGAACTAGGCAGCGCCACtgatttttgaatgaaaaactggaaaggtGTTTTGAAGTCAGGAGTGCAAGTTAAATTAGCCGTTAGGCAGTTCTAACCtgtgtaacttgcaagtgtatgATATTATTACCCAAACTGATATGCATTTGGGTGATGGTGTCATGTACTTACTGGCACTGCTTGGGTAATATTTTACCTAGTTATGAATACTTTTCCTTATGTCATTGCAGAAACACAATATCCAGCTTTATTTTTTATGATCAATGCAAGCTCCATAACTGGATTTGAATTCCAATATTTCCTGCCTGCAGCTTCCCACAGCAATGAGGCGGGGCAGTGAAGGAAGGGGACAGATGCTCTTTGCTCCATCCTTTACCCACCATATTTTCTAATACAGGTAGGGGAAGTACAGGCTCTTTACCCCAACCCCTAGGGCTGCTGGTATTTGAAGCAGCTGCTACCTCGGTTGTTGTGGCTGGTTTTGCTCCTTGATGATGTTGCCTACACCTACCTCATTAGAGGACACAGCTTCTTCATGTAAAGGGACATACATGGAACAGGGACAGGCAGGGCACCCTACACGTCTAAAATTAACATTGAAATAGTAAGAAATCAAACTGGCAATTTGTTCACCTTGACTTTCACTTTTTCCAAGATACATATTATGTATGCACAACTGAACTTCAAAAATGCCATTGTTTAAGCAAAGCTGACAGTGATATGTGTTGTATAAACAGAACTATGATATTTTGGGACAATTCAAACTGAACTGAACAATATGGAGCTTGCTATTTTGCAATATATAGGAAAGTTTCAGATCCATCTTTTGGGGCTAGAAATTCTCTAGTTATTAATATTGTATCTGGAGATGCTGTGAGAGTTTCTTTCATCACTGCCAGAGAACATACAGTTGTTCCCAAATCAGCTGATGTTGCATTATACCCCAACATAAGCAACCAGCTAAATTACTACAGATCCTTGCACAGAACTGTCATCTAGCAGATATCTCACCCCAATGAAATGTGCAACAGTAAGGCAGACTCTCACCAAACACAGAATCAGGGACCACAAACTAAAGATGGAAACTGGGAGGCGCCAAGTGCAGTCTAAATACGGAGAGGAGCCACTGTGCAGCCCTGTGGGACAGAGGAAAGATGGAGACAAAGAGGCACTTTCTCTCCAGCATCCCAGATGAGACAGGACAAGAAACATATTTCCTCAAATTATCAGGAATCATAAAAGATATCCAAAAAGACCAATAGAAAAACAGTGCCTGAAGAAATGAGGGAGATGGCATTGCACCCATACATAGGACCCTGCCATCAGATAAGGAATGGACAGTAATGACCAATGGACACAGGGAATCAAGCCCTATAACTAGGTAGTGCCATCCT is a genomic window of Natator depressus isolate rNatDep1 chromosome 1, rNatDep2.hap1, whole genome shotgun sequence containing:
- the LHFPL6 gene encoding LHFPL tetraspan subfamily member 6 protein → MASSLTCTGMIWALLSFLCAAASCIGFFMPYWLLGSQLEKSVSFGTFRRCSYPVRDESRQTTVMVEQCGRYASFQAIPSAEWRICTVVTGLGCGLLLLVALTALMGCCVSELISRTVGRVAGGIQFLGGLLIGSGCALYPLGWDSEEVRQTCGNLSNQFELGTCEIGWAYYCTGGGAAAAMLICTWLACFSGKKQKQYPY